The sequence below is a genomic window from Dyadobacter chenwenxiniae.
AGGCGTGATTTTCATTCCCGCGCACATGGCCGAAAAAGTGATCCTAACCGCCGAATTCCTTACATTAAGGGACAAATTCGCGCTTCAAATGCTCCGTGAAGGCAAATTCACCCCAGGCCAGATCGACAACCAATGGACCGACCAGCTCAAAGAAGCCTTTCTGAAATGGCTCGACGGTAACCCGAAAGAAATCCCAATGAAACGCGCCGAGCTGGATGAATACATGAAAAAAAGAACCTGGTAACCTCTTTTGGAAGTGCCAGGGCACTTTGCGCTCTCTTTTCAATAGCATTATAACCACAATTATATGAATGTTTACAAGCTACTCGCTGGTGTCGCAGGTTTGTGTCTTCTCGTTGCGCTTTTCCTCGCATTCTCCGGAAACCTGCCGCAAGCCGGTCCCTTCTTTATTGCATTTTTTCTCGCCCTGGCCGTCAGTTTCAGGGGTTTTGAAAAGCTGAAAGGCTTTACTTATACAACCGTCATTTTTGCCGCAGTAACCACTGCACTTTACTTTCCGCAGCATTTCCAGACAGTAAACGGCTTTAAACTAGCCGCACTGATCACCCCACTGATCCAGATTATCATGTTCGGCATGGGAACTTCCATGAGCTTCGGCGATTTTGTAGGTGTTGTAAAAATGCCAAAAGGCGTGTTAATCGGCGTAGTAAGCCATTTTATTATTATGCCAACGATTGGTTTTACATTGGCAAACCTAAGCGGCTTCCCACCCGAAATCGCAGCCGGGATTATCCTCATAGGCTGCTCCCCAAACGGAATGGCTTCGAATGTAATTTCTTATCTGGCCAAAGCAAATCTCGCATTGTCGATTACTATCACCGCCATTTCTACAATGCTTGCTCCTATCGTAACACCGTTGCTAATGAGCGCGTTAGCAGGAGCTTTTGTTCAAATTGACACCTTGCATATGATGTGGGACATTATCAAAATGGTGATTATTCCAATCGGCGCAGGACTGTTATTCAATAAATTTTTCAGCGGCAAAGCGAAATGGCTGGACGACGCCATGCCAATCGTTTCCATGGCCGGAATCGCATTCATCATTGTCATCATCACCGCCGCCGGCCGCGATAGCCTCCTCACAATCGGACCGACATTGCTCCTACTTGTGCTTATTCACAACTTGTCCGGTTACACGCTGGGTTACTGGTCAGGGCGCTTGTTTAAAATGAGCGAAAGAGACTGCCGCACCATCGCCATAGAAGTAGGCATGCAAAATGGAGGCCTCGCCTCAGGCATCGCAAAAGAAATGGGGAAAATGGCCACCGTCGGCCTCGCACCGGCCATTTTCGGTCCCTTAATGAACATTACCGGCTCCATATTAGCATCCTGGTGGCAAGGTAAACCGACCGGGGACGAGGAGACTTATGTGGAGACTGGAAGGGCGCATTGAAAAAAGCTAGACTTGCTAAGTCTTAAGACTTAGCAAGTCTCTAGTCTCAATCCTCCTCCAACAACAACTGCATAAAAACCAGATCGAGCCACTGGTCAAATTTATAGCCCACCTCCTTCAAATATCCTTTCTCTACAAAACCATATTTCTTGTGAAATTCGATGCTGCCACGGTTGGTTGCGTCGATACCGGCGATCATGCTGTGGAGGCCGGATTCTCTTGCACGCTGGATCAGACTGCCTAAAAGTTTCCCTCCTACGCCCAGCCCTCTCGATTTTTCGTCCAGATAAATGGAATGCTCGACACTAAATTTGTAGCCGATTTTGGGACGGAAGATGTTATAGGAACCATAACCAATCACTTTCCCTTCCCTTTCCGCAACAATGACAGGCATACCATCATTGAACATTTTTTCAAACCATTCCTTCTGCTCTTCCAAACTCCGCGGCTCGTAATCGTAAATGGCGGTGGTATTTAAAATGGCGTGGTTAATAATTTCTAACAAGGAAGGCAAATCCTTAGGAGCAGCGCTTCTGATAATAAGATCCATCAAAATAACGTAGGTTCGATATAATTGGTAATATGAGCTTAAAGTTAGCCGATAATTCTTAAAATAAAAGTGCTTCCAATTCTGGAATCAGCACTGTTTTCTTTGGTTTATTTTTGATAATACATTTTTTGGAATAGCTTTGCCTAAACTTTAGGGGTGTCCCGATATGCGGACTGAGATAATACCCTTTGAACCTGATGCAGTTAGTACTGCCGAAGGGAAAAGTAAGAGATACTGCTATTGTATCTCAATGTATCTTTCCAAAAAAGGTCCATTCCTGAAGTTTTTCTCAAAAACACAATTCAGAATGGAAATTATCGTCAACGGTCAATCACGTGAATTTGCTGAACCGCTCTCGGTCCAGCAACTACTTTCTGCTCTTTTTCCTGATCAAATCAAAGGGGTCGCAGTCGCTGTAAACCAGTCTGTTATTCCGAAAATGGCATGGGCCGGTCACGCATTGCAGCCGTATGACCGCGTGATGCTGATCACCGCTACCCAAGGCGGCTAGCCTCCATTCTTCCCCATTTGTTTATCCTTAATCCAACATTTTATGAAAACTGAGAAAACGCCACAAAGCGGCAGTGTGACCACAGACCCGTTTCCAAATTCCCGGAAAATTTACGTAAAAGGCAACCTGTATAATGTGTCTGTGGCTATGCGGGAAATTGCATTGACCGACACGCGTTTGCACGGGAAAGCTGGTCAGGTAGAAAAAAACGCGCCGGTCACCGTTTACGATACGAGCGGCCCTTTTACCGATCCGAATGTGGAAATCGATGTTAAAAAAGGACTGCCTGCATTGCGGTCAGAATGGATAAAGGCGCGGCAGGATGTGGAGCAATTGGATAGCATCAGTTCTGATTACGGCAAGCAGCGGCTTGCAGATCCGTCACTTAACGCATTGCGTTTTGCACACATTACCAAGCCATTACGTGCCAGAGCGGGTGCTAATGTTTCCCAGTTGCATTATGCTAAAAAAGGCATTATCACCGCTGAAATGGAATACATTGCGATCCGCGAGAATCAGCGGATTCAGGAAAATTTATTAGAATTGAATGGTAAGGCGAGCTCGCTTGCGCATCAGCATCGCGGTCATAGTTTTGGAGCCAATACGCCGGTTAATTTCATTACGCCGGAATTTGTGCGCTCGGAAGTGGCAGCTGGCCGTGCGGTGATTCCCGTCAACATTAACCACCCGGAAAGCGAGCCGATGATCATTGGACGCAACTTTTTGGTCAAGATCAATGCCAACATTGGCAACTCTGCGGTGTCATCCACCATTGAAGAAGAAGTTGAAAAAGCCGTCTGGGCTTGCCGCTGGGGCGCGGACACTATCATGGACCTTTCCACAGGCAAGAACATTCACGAAACCCGCGAGTGGATTATTCGTAATTCGCCGGTTCCTATCGGAACTGTTCCGATTTATCAGGCTCTGGAAAAAGTGAATGGAAAAGCCGAAGATCTGACCTGGGAGCTATTCCGTGATACGCTTATTGAACAGGCTGAACAAGGTGTAGATTATTTCACGATTCATGCCGGGGTGTTGCTTCGCTACATTCCGCTTACTGCCAAAAGGATCACCGGAATTGTTTCGAGAGGCGGTTCTATCATGGCCAAATGGTGTCTGGCGCATCATAAGGAAAATTTCCTTTACACGCATTTTGAAAAAATCTGCGAAATTATGA
It includes:
- a CDS encoding bile acid:sodium symporter family protein; this encodes MNVYKLLAGVAGLCLLVALFLAFSGNLPQAGPFFIAFFLALAVSFRGFEKLKGFTYTTVIFAAVTTALYFPQHFQTVNGFKLAALITPLIQIIMFGMGTSMSFGDFVGVVKMPKGVLIGVVSHFIIMPTIGFTLANLSGFPPEIAAGIILIGCSPNGMASNVISYLAKANLALSITITAISTMLAPIVTPLLMSALAGAFVQIDTLHMMWDIIKMVIIPIGAGLLFNKFFSGKAKWLDDAMPIVSMAGIAFIIVIITAAGRDSLLTIGPTLLLLVLIHNLSGYTLGYWSGRLFKMSERDCRTIAIEVGMQNGGLASGIAKEMGKMATVGLAPAIFGPLMNITGSILASWWQGKPTGDEETYVETGRAH
- a CDS encoding GNAT family N-acetyltransferase; translated protein: MDLIIRSAAPKDLPSLLEIINHAILNTTAIYDYEPRSLEEQKEWFEKMFNDGMPVIVAEREGKVIGYGSYNIFRPKIGYKFSVEHSIYLDEKSRGLGVGGKLLGSLIQRARESGLHSMIAGIDATNRGSIEFHKKYGFVEKGYLKEVGYKFDQWLDLVFMQLLLEED
- the thiS gene encoding sulfur carrier protein ThiS, with product MEIIVNGQSREFAEPLSVQQLLSALFPDQIKGVAVAVNQSVIPKMAWAGHALQPYDRVMLITATQGG
- the thiC gene encoding phosphomethylpyrimidine synthase ThiC — its product is MKTEKTPQSGSVTTDPFPNSRKIYVKGNLYNVSVAMREIALTDTRLHGKAGQVEKNAPVTVYDTSGPFTDPNVEIDVKKGLPALRSEWIKARQDVEQLDSISSDYGKQRLADPSLNALRFAHITKPLRARAGANVSQLHYAKKGIITAEMEYIAIRENQRIQENLLELNGKASSLAHQHRGHSFGANTPVNFITPEFVRSEVAAGRAVIPVNINHPESEPMIIGRNFLVKINANIGNSAVSSTIEEEVEKAVWACRWGADTIMDLSTGKNIHETREWIIRNSPVPIGTVPIYQALEKVNGKAEDLTWELFRDTLIEQAEQGVDYFTIHAGVLLRYIPLTAKRITGIVSRGGSIMAKWCLAHHKENFLYTHFEKICEIMKAYDVAFSLGDGLRPGCIADANDAAQFSELETLGELTKIAWKHDVQTIIEGPGHVPMHLIKENMEKQLEHCQEAPFYTLGPLTTDIAPGYDHITSAIGAAMIGWFGTAMLCYVTPKEHLGLPNKKDVKDGVITYKIAAHAADLAKGHPGAQYRDNALSKARFEFRWEDQFNLSLDPETAKSFHDETLPAEGAKIAHFCSMCGPNFCSMKITQDVRDYAEENGLNEEAIAEGMEEKSREFASLGGQIYL